The Polaribacter sp. Q13 sequence TATTTCCTGTTTGTAGCCCATTTACATTCTTAAAATTAGAACTTAACGTAAATGTTTTTATAAACAAATCTTTACGTTGCCCAATAAGATAAAGACCAACTATAAATAGAATGGTGCCTATAAGAACAAAAGAACCTAATCGTATTTTTTGTGTGTTTGTTTTTTTCATGATCATTAATTTTTAAAAAAGGCTTTAATCTTTGGATCTTTAGAACTTGATAATTCCTGAAAGGTTCCAACGGCATAATCGATACCATCGATAAGCAATATCATTCTGTCAGAAATTGCACGAGCGCAATCCACATCATGAGTTATAATAAGTGAAGACGTATTGTATTTTTTCTGTATGTCTTGCATCAATATTGTAATTTCTTTGGATGTAATAGGGTCTAATCCTGTAGTAGGCTCATCATAAAGAATTATTTTTGGTTGCAGTATTAGTGTTCTCGCTAAAGCCACACGACGTTTCATACCACCTGATAATTCAGAAGGCATTAAATCTACCGTATTGGCTAAATCTACATTGGTCAATGCTTCCATTACAAGTCTTTCTGTATTTGAATCTGTTTCCGTTTTTTTAGAATGGTGTCTTAATGGGAATTCTAAATTTTCTCTCACTGTCATTGAATCATATAAAGCACTACCTTGAAACAGAAAACCAATATCTGCCCTTAAAACATCTAAAGCTTCTTGGGTTAATTTAGTAAGATCTTGTCCCATAACGGATATTATACCACTATC is a genomic window containing:
- a CDS encoding ABC transporter ATP-binding protein; this encodes MKKEKIISPNNIVLEVKNLHKSFGKNHVLNGFNMKLYKGENLVIMGKSGSGKSVMIKCLVGLIEADSGIISVMGQDLTKLTQEALDVLRADIGFLFQGSALYDSMTVRENLEFPLRHHSKKTETDSNTERLVMEALTNVDLANTVDLMPSELSGGMKRRVALARTLILQPKIILYDEPTTGLDPITSKEITILMQDIQKKYNTSSLIITHDVDCARAISDRMILLIDGIDYAVGTFQELSSSKDPKIKAFFKN